The Ipomoea triloba cultivar NCNSP0323 chromosome 13, ASM357664v1 genomic interval acaccttgcctaccactcctcccgggcctcatccttccggatagagggcggggatgtggatgagttggactcgtgaaaGGCCGCTATTGCGCACGCACTCACTTTCACTAAATCCACTATCTACTTTGaccgaaatagaagcaaatcatgaagaacatcatccacacaagactAAAACCCTACTTCATTTTCACAAGCAAATGGaagaattcaatcatcaatcacAATGCCTAATGTGGGGCAAACAATCCCCTCTACTAATTTACTCTAACATTTTCAACATCAAAGATCAACAAAgagaaataaacaaaacaaatagaTGTAAGTCTTAGTATAACAAGAACAAGAGTAGAGTAATACCTAGGAAACCAAATAGATTTATTACATCTTCACTCTCATCCTTCTCCTTGCATCTATCATGAAGAATTAATCTAACCTAAGGAGAAAATTGGGGATTTCCCCCTAAGGGGAGAAACTAATGGAAAATCAGATCTAGAAAAATGGGGGCTCCCTCTTCAAAATGTAgaggaagggtttaaatagccaacaTAAAGTCAAAATCCCGTAAATGCCCTTACTAGTCCGCTTCATgccaccttcacgcgtgaacGGGGGCGTGGACGCGTACTAGAATTAGTCCACGCCTCCTTCACGCGTGAGGCTCTCATGGTCAGATCCTGCCCGGTTGCTTATTCGTCTGTTGCTTCTTTTTTGTCCTTGGACCCTGTTATATCCTGCGGGAATGACTTAAAACACGACTTTAGAGTTGAATTTGCTGATTTGATCTTATTAGAGTCTTTACGCATGaaaatgattacaaatgggtgACAAAACTACATAATATTGTCCTATAATTGACCATAAACTTGACTATTCTTAACGCTTATCAATCGATTACTTTGTAACCTTTGTAGATGATTTATCTAGACACACTTGCTATACTTCATGAAATCTAGAGATGAATTATTTGACATCTTTTGTGATTTATGTGCTATGTTAAAACTCAATTCAATAAAGTGATCCAAATTTTGCAAAGTGATAATGAGTCTGAATATTTCTCTCGCTCATTTTTGAGTTATATGAGTCAAAATAGAATGGTACATCAATCATCTTGTGTCAgcactcctcaacaaaatggtgtagcaGAACATAAAAATCACCATATGTTGGAGGTTGCTCGAGCCTTGTTGTTCCATATGAAAGTTCCCAAAATGTTCTGGTGTTTTGTGGTTCATACAACTTATTTCTTAATCAATCGCTCACCTTCGAGACTCCTCGGGGGCCAAAATCCTTGTCACTTTGTTTATTTGTCCAGACCGTTATTTTCCCCTCCTCCTAAGGTATTTGggtgcacttttttttttataattttttttcaggATGTTCATCCTCAAAGGGGAAAACTTGATCCTAAGTCACTAAAATGTATTTTCTTGGGGTATTATAGTACTCAAAAAGGGTATCGTTTGTTATTCCATGGATTAGGGGCGATACTTAGTCTCTACTAATGTTTCTTTCTTTGTGAATACCATATTTAATGAGGTTCTTTCCGACGCATCTGATTATTCAATGCCAGATGATTTCTTTATGTACATTGTTACTATTCCTTGCTCCATGAGAGGGGTTGAGactagggatgtcaacggggcggAGCGGGGCCGGGGAATagggtccccgtccccgtccccgaaatccctccccattccccgtccccgccccgtTCCCCGGCGGGGATTTTTCGGGGACAGGGAATCCCCGCAAGGAACTTTTTTAAgttatgtcaatttttttttaaaactaatattatgaaaaataaataagtcttgaatccttaaacaaagttcaaattcaacctacatagattaataaaattaaaatatccaaacTCTAAGATTACTACAAATATCcaaagtttcaaattttcaaacaaaaatacataatcatatataaaatgtccaaacactttaaattgtttcGAACTCTTTCAAAGTCCAAAGTCCAaatataagtacataacaaaacaaatgaacttctagggttttaacttttaatttctcaTATTTTTAATCTTCATATATGTTATTCTGACCATATTGTCTATGTTGCATGTTTCGAAATAAAATGGAATCAAATATGGTTGCTCAATTCAATGCatcaatttttgtatatataatgatgattGAATCAAATGGAATCACTGTGTGCATATATACTGTTACATACGGAGTGCATATATATTGTTCCATACGGAGTACATCCTAAAGCTATGAACATTCCGTGATGTACGTactgttaaatatatataatttatattacatgatttatatagtatatggtttgtcacttttaatatatataaaatataatataataatatacggggaatcggggtcggggcggggaataccctccccgtccccgtccccgtccccggcggggatgaGGAATttttccccatccccgcccccgttccCCGAAATAGTTCCCCGAACCCGCCCCTGTCGGGGCGAGGATCGGGTTTCCCCATCGGGGGCgggttgaattgccatccctagttgAGACTAGGCCTCCTGTTACACAACTTTATCACAGGAAGTCGAGATAGGTTGACACACACCCAACCTTGCCAGTACCACAAGTGAATCCTTCCTTACCATAATCTTCATCAACAGATTTGGATAATCCTATCGCCCTACAAAAGGGTAAATGTCGTTGTGTTTATCCCATTTCATCCTTTGTGCCATATACCAAACTATTATCCTTTTCACGTGCTTTTGTGTATCAATTAGAGTTTGGTTCCGAAGTCCTTGATACATGCTATGGGACTATGTCTCATAATGGTTAGAAGCGTGCAATGAAGGAAAATATGGTCACTCTTGAGGAAAACCAAACTTGGATCTGGTTCGACTTCCACTTGGTAAGGTTGCTATTGGGTATAAGTGGGTTTATGTGGTTAAGATCAATTCTGATGGCTTTGTTGCCAGTCTCAAAACAGCTTGGTGACTAAGGGGTATGCACATGCATATGGTATAGATTATATCGAGACATTTTCTCTGGTGGCTAAGTTGACTTATGTGCGAGTATTTATCTCTTTGACATCTACTAATCATTGGCCCATTGTACCAGCTTGATGTAAAGAATGCCTTCTTACACTGtaatttggttgagaaagtctACATAGAGCAACCACCAAGGTTTTTTGCTTAGGGGTATTATGTGAAGGTGTGCAAAATGATATATGGGCTAAAGTAGTATTCACGTGCGTAGTTTTGGAGATTTAGCAATGTGGTTATTGATTTTGGAATGCAGAGGAGTGTGTATGATCAATTGATCACACTGTCATTTATAAGCATACTAACTACATGTGTGTTTTCTTGAtagtgtatgtagatgacattgtaATCACAGGCAGTGATGCAGGCGAAATCGATTCCCTCAAATCCTTTCTTAGAACTAAGTTTCATACTAAAGATTTGGGAATGCTGAAGTATTTTTATGGGGATTGAAATTGCTCGGTGCAAGAAGGGTATATTTCTCTCACTAAGGAAATATGTGTTGGACCTACTTAGTGACACGAGTCTACTTAGATTAAAACCATGGGATACGCCCATGGAATAGGGTTCCAAGTTGTTGGTAGTTGAGGGGTAAGCATTTGAAGATTCAAAAAGGTATAGGAGGTTAGTAGGGAAGTTGAACTACCTCACGATTACCCGTCTAGATATTACGTTTCCATTAAGTGTGGTTAGTCAATTCATGAGTGCACccacaaaaacaccataaataCCAAAGCATCAATTTATTAGTACAATCATATTCTACAAGTATGTAAAGTATTTCAAAATACACAAGAATTCATCATCTACTTCAAAATACAATGAATAATTCCAACCACCAAGTCTAAATATTATTCACAAAGTTCTAATCAAATGCATCCGTACATAAAGAGGATAAACAAGTAAAGGTTTTGCTTACAATCTTATAAAATGTTTCCTTCAACATATCTACTTGTGCTTCTCCTTGTTTACTAGTTATTTCCTTCTTCTAAAGTATAACTCTATTTACCTCTTCATAATCACACAATTCATTGACTACGAGCAATAAGATTTATCAATTACTTACCAGAAGATTTACAATCATCAATGTAATAGAAAATGAGGACAAGATTGTTTGACATATTAAACTAATCAAGTTAATAAGTCAAGCATGGTTTATCAATTCCAAGGTAATATAAGCAAGAGTTGATGGAAATGTAGAAGAACCAATAAACTATCATAGTAGTGAAAAATATTGGCACTAACATAAATTTATGATTATAGAACAAGTAACATAACTGTGCATGGTTATGCAAATAGCACTATAATGTCAAGggcacataaaataaaattggaagATTCTTGATTCAAAGAATCCTAGATAATTTATAGCATCAATCTCATTTCATGGCATGCATATCTTGAGAATACACTTCAATTTTTTCTACAAATTTCAAATCATCATGTAATTAATCTTTTTTGTTGCATAACATGTTCCTGGTTGCCATTGGACTTAAATTATCTTAGAGTATAACCCgcaaggggaatagagattcctaaGGCCAgactcaggaatagcctaatgtTATTATTTCCAATTTTACTCCTTGGCGCGTTTTGGAGAAAGATCTTCCTTTTCCCAAAACGCtcctatattatttaaaaaaaaaaacttgtaactaagaACAATTAAGGTTCCTTAAATGAATGagcttttggctctttaaggcttcctcatcctgttgttaatttcaaaagagaagcaatgcttctcttatatagaggagctcaaatgagctcctctTCATAAGTTATCAATGTCGGATCAAAAATTCcaatttgtgtttaaaaaaattattatatatataattttgttttgtattattattattattattattattcattttttcttattattgttattactattattataatttttatttttattttattattacataataataatattaataataaaatgaatgtccttattattgttgttgttattattattattattattattattattattattattattattattataagggtatttatgtcttttaaaacatatttcatttctattccttaaaccaaccaaacactgtaatataattcctaaagtctattccttccgcgaaccaaacaatagaatacagtTCCTATTCTATTTcttgcctattccattccttatgtaatataatttctattacctcaaaattcattccgtgaaccaaacgtgttgtTAAGGTAACCACGTGAATACTATAGGTAAGTAGGAAAAACTAATTCATCGGGCAAAAATATGATAGGCACATTGATGTTGACATGCTGTAAAAGTGTATGCTTACATATAGATACTTTGATACTACATGTGTATGGTTCTATAAGACAACCGGTACTTGAAGGCATTTGCAAATGCAATGGATCTAATAATTGGTTGTGAAATACACAAAGCTAATGAATGTCATTATATAATAAGGAATATTATATCATTAGCTAAATCATTTCTGGCCAATGCATTGAATTCCTTTAGGCTCATATAACCAACTAAAGTTTAACCATTTTCAATATGCTCCAGccaataaaacattagggtTCAAGCAATAATCTGTCTTTCAACATCAATGGATTGCATAGGTCCACCTGTTTGACCTGAAAACCATATCATAtacaattaaaatgaaaaatattatcattGGAACCACTTTCATCATGATACTGACAAATATTTAGaaagatacataaatataaccATGATGTTCACAGTTGTTCAAATAGGACCATGTATAAGTGAATAAGCAATGATGCTTCAAACTCAGATTTTCCCTTAACAGCCATGTCATTAATAGACAATATTTCATCTCCCTggcaaatatataaattaaggtGCATACTATTACTTCTTACAAGATTAAAATAAGACATTTAAGggcaaattataatttaaaagaagCATAATAAACTATATACCCGTCTCGCCGTCTGGCACCAACACTATGGGCAGCGCCATCCAAGAAGAGCCCTAAGCAGCTCCGATTAGCCCAATTTGCAAAATTGATGAGAACAAACTAATGATAAAAGACAAACATAAACATGTTGAATACACTTTAGTTTGCAAAATTGTATAAATCAAACCAGAAACAAGAAAGCTagaaaagttaaaaatattacaaaaatggaattttggGATTAGGGTTTGATATATGAGTAATAGAACTAACCTTTAGCTTACTAGAGATGGCGACGGCGACGACGACTTGAATAGGCGACAAAGGCGGGAATGGCTGTCGCAATGGTCGGGAGCTTCTGACCGGAGGAAAGGCTGAGAACAGGGAGACTTGTTTGAGAAAGAGGGTTCTAAGCAGATAAGATGTTTTGAGCTGATGAGATGAGAGGAGAGCAGAAAGACGAAATTTTTGCTAAGTTTTTTTTGCTAAGTATCTAAGAGAGAAATGacatggaaaataaattaaagtaagctaagttttctttttcattattttttttctaagtgAGAAAAAGATGTTTGAGCAAAATAagtatttgtttttttctaaataagtctttttaatttttaactttgtcTAAGCAAATTAATAAGAAGAGAGCAGGTTGGTGagtaataactattttttttatgtgtgtCTAAGGGTAGATAGGCTAAGCGATATGATTATTATATGCCTTTTCTAAGTATcgtctaaatatataatataatataaaataattgtttaagtgtCGTTTAAAcgcacaaagacaacgattttaaataaatgttgtcTTTCAAGTGTACTGTTGTGTATTCAAAGTGCAgtaaaagacaacacacaaacgacaacggttaaataaaaccacCATCTTTAAAAAAACTAAGACGCACGAATAcaacaattttaaataacagttgtctttgaagtgttgtatATTCAAAGTGCGCAAAAAAAAGACGACACACAAATgacaatgaataaataaatgagtttattactgaaatggtccctcgactattgcgaaattaccaatttggtcctcgacaatttttccttctcaattaagtccctcgactttgaaaattttaaccaatttggtcctccgtttattttgccgttaaaattaggaccaaattggtaattttgctatagtcaagggaccaaattggtaattttgctatagtcaagggaccaaattggtagttaatttttcattgaaatggtcccttgactattcaatGAAATagtatagtcaagggaccatttcaatgaaaaattaactaccaatttggtcccttgactatagcaaaattaccaatttggtctcgattttaacggcaaaataaacggaggactaaattggttaaaattttcaaagtcgagggacttaattgggcacaaaaaattgtcgaggaccaaattagtaatttcgcaatagtcgagggactattttggtaataaactctaaataaatcgttgtctttaaaaaacataaggcacacaaagacaacggttttaaataatcattgtctttgaagtgttgtgtattcaaagTATGGTAAAATGACAACACACAAACAACAACGGataaataacattttctttgaaaaaaataaaacgtaCAAAGACAACTGTTTAAAATAACCATTGTATTtaaagtgttgtgtattcaaagtgcgataaaaaacacacaaacacaacagataaataaaaccattgtctttaaaaaaaaaaataaaacgcacaaagacaacagttttaaaaaACTATTGTCTTTGAAGTATTGTGTATTCAAAGTGCGgtaaaagacaacacacaaacgacaatggttaaataaaattgttgtctttaaaaaaataaaacacacaaagacaacaattttaaataattgttgtctttgaagtgttatGTATTGAAAGTGCATAAAAGACAATACACAAACGACAAtagttaaataaaatcgttgtcttaaaAAAAAGGCACAAAGATAACagttttaaataattgttgtcTTTGAAGCATTATGTATTCAAAGTACGGTAAAAAACAATACACAAATGGCAACGGATAAATAAAAtcattgttttaaaaaaataaaacgcacaaagacaacgattttaaatcaccgttgtctttgaagtgttgtgtattcaaagTGTTGTAAAAGACAACACATAAACAACAACGGATAAATAAGTCATTgtcttaaaaaatataaaacacataaaagacaatgattttaaataaccgttgtctttaaagtgttgtgtattcaagttgATATGATGAATTGATGCATAAGGGCTTGCAAACCACAATACCAACTCGGGAGAGCAGCAACtaagggcttgtttggttatcagcggttggaatttagcggtagcggattgtgttagcggttatcaaatagcggattgtattagcgggtttgaccagtgaattgtattagcggtttgtaaaaagatgtttggtaaaattagctgtttagattagcggttgacatgtaaaatgaccaaaagggtatatatatatatatatatatgtatatacatacataaatataataacataacaataataataataacaacaacaacaataataataatgttaaaaaaaaaaaaagaaaaaaaaagaggggggCGGGGGGCCTCTAAGGCTCCCCTTTTGTAATCTTTTCCCCCTcacttatcccacatcggtgggataagTGAGGAAGGGAGCCTTGATGCTCCTataaaaggagcctcaaggctcctttTCTTTACAACAATGTTTGCCTAGCGGCCGTTGCCGCTGGGCAAactaaaagttaattttttattttttttaataattataagggcattttggggaaataaaatatttccccaaaatgctGTTGCAAAACGTTGCTACTTGCAGCGTTTTGCAACTTGGCGGTTTGGAGTGAAaccgctgctccaaaccgccattaaccaaacagcttttcagcgttttgacttcggtcaaaacgctgaaaatTGGCGGATCCGTCAAAaattggcggatccgccaatAACCAGACATACCCTAAGGGGGAGCCTTAACCTGTGAAGATTGGAAAATCTTGCACCAACTTTTCAAGACACTTCAACATAGTTCAGAGGTTATGGATCAACGTACAGACACACTCCGTGAAGTGTTTGCTTTGTGATAATCTTGTTTGGTAAACATATCGATTGCCATGAAATGAAAAGTTAGGCTGACCATATTGTGGTGCCCCCTAAACGTGTGTTCTTATGCTTTTCGATTCCTTCGTGCCTTCTTTACCGTGTGCGCTATTACTTTATGGCACTGTACTTGATCTTGAACTAAGTACTCTAGACAAGTTATCAAGTTCAAAGTCCGCATCTGTAATATAGATTGACTATATATATTAGAGGTTGTAATATAGATTGGCTATATATATTGGATTGCTGCAACTTTAAAACTTCAAACATGATTTGATAACTTTAATTTACAAACTATACTCAATACAATTAAGACATACAAGATTCATTTGGTCATGCTAGATTGATCTTTGTCCttaagtgtaaaaaaaaaaaaaaaaaaaaaaacctaaagaagaaaaaaaaaaaaaaNNNNNNNNNNNNNNNNNNNNNNNNNNNNNNNNNNNNNNNNNNNNNNNNNNNNNNNNNNNNNNNNNNNNNNNNNNNNNNNNNNNNNNNNNNNNNNNNNNNNNNNNNNNNNNNNNNNNNNNNNNNNNNNNNNNNNNNNNNNNNNNNNNNNNNNNNNNNNNNNNNNNNNNNNNNNNNNNNNNNNNNNNNNNNNNNNNNNNNNNNNNNNNAGATTCATTTGGTCATGCTAGATTGATCTTTGTccttaatgttaaaaaaaaaaaaaaaaaaaaaaacctaaagtaggcaaaaaaaaaatatatatttttctcacATTTGAGAAATTCTTTAGTtccttcaattttattttttttttcagcgaaccaaatACCACCTAACATGCAGCATTAGTGAGGGATTAAAAATAGAGTTGAGGATTACTCCCTCGTCTCTCCGACTCTCACTGCGCTAAACCCCAGAGCCCATTTTTGGGAAATCGCGGAGAAAATGCAGAGATGGTGTTCCAAGCTCCGATCTGTAGCCGTTCTCCGTTCAACCCAACAAAAACCCTATTTTCACCCCTATCGTCTCCTTCACTCTTCTCCCAATCTCCTACACAAACCCCTTTTCCATTCACTAATTTCTTCCAACTTTAAACATCTTCCTTATGCCCACCTTTCAACTCCTCTACCCTCAATCGCCGCTCACTCCTCTCTCTACCCTTCCTCCGTAAGTTTTCAACTTTCTCTGTTTTTTCTTGGATTTCATTCTAGGCGTTTTATTTTAACCTCTGAAGATTTACTCCTGTTGTGTCCCTTAATTTCTTGATTTCTGGTTGGTAATGGTGAAATGGGACATTCATATTTCTGAAAATGTTTCATTTCTCAATCTTAAAATCCATAGCTCCACTTACGGCTTGAAAAGCCATGATTTTTCATGAAGCTTAATGGGAAAATTTAAGCTTAGAAGTTTGTCAATGCAATGGAAGAGTTTCTGTTATCTGAATGTGATTACACAAAGGGCTGTCTTTGACCCCCGAGCTAGGAAATGTAGTAATATTAAAGAGATCAATGATCTGCTACTTGAATTTGCtgagtgacattttttttaaaaaaaatatatttataattgcTTTTACTACTTTACTGATGgcagttattattattgttattactattattataattattataattataatttaatttgacagTTAATGCAAGTGCGGCATATTACTGCAAAACAGAAGAAGAGGAAGTTGAAGAGTAGGAAACCAATGACTCCAGTTGTATCTAAagtcaagaaaataaaaatcaagggCTACTCGTATGTATAatcttttgaaattcttgaaatTTGTGTATGTATTGAGTCacatatttatgtgtatgtgaTGTGGGTGATGGCTGATTTGCTCTCAATTTGATGCATTAGGTCTTTTAAGGACAGATTTAGGGTGATGAAAGATGGACAGATAAGGCGTTGGAAAGAAGGGAAACGACATAATGCACATTTAAAGGTCTGATTATCATTTTTATGCTGGAAAAATTAATACTGATATCTGGAAATGAATAATCTAATGAAAAATgttcaatatttatatattttatcaatttattttttaatattaggaTGACTTGTATAATCATACTTTTAACTATATTCTCATGATAGcttgattttaaaattaatttttatttacgtGCAAATCAATAACTACTTGATGTTCTCTAACTTGATTTATGCCGGTGATAATTCAAGTAAAGACCTAATTTtttctaaagaaatttgagaTTGTATTATGAAAGGCTGAAAACAGCTGTTTTTGGTCAAGTTAGCCGAAATCCCAGGTGATCGTTTGTTCAATGGTAAGACTTTGAGTATTCCTACTTATAGAAAACAGTATTCCTCTATGAGTGAACTTGAGATCTAGAAGATATAATAGTGCTGGGAGACTCACTTGCACAATCCTACATTTTTCAATTGCTCAGCTCTACTGTCATAATGTGATGTTTTGATTGCATTAACCCACTCTCCTGGTCAGTTATATATGATGCTTGTTTGTAGTTAAAGTGGAATataaaatctcaaagaaacaataAACAAGCCCTCAGTAGGCAGTAGTATTATATCTAGTTATATGGAATTTCGAATTGATGTTCACTGGCTTATTATGTTCATGGTCCAGGGTTAATGCAGTTTTGAGCTACCTTTATTTTTCGGTTTTCAGCTTGTGCATCATCGTTAGTTTCTTAAAGATTTATGAGTTAGCATCTATTTGTTGGATGATAATATGTTTGGTATGCACATCTAGTTTGGGTCTTGTGAAAGAATGTAATTAACTAATAGGGAACAATAGAAGTGGTTAAAAGTCTGACAAAACAGTTAAAGACTAATGCAACTGAAGAATGGACAGAGTTACCTAGCAGAATGGACAAAAAAAGATAAGTTATCTGACCTAGTGGGAACTTTGATGAATTGTTTTTGAGTTACAACAATGACTGAAAATGTGGAAATTTGCATTTTATAAGTTATGAATTTGAGGATGTTCTTCTCTTATATTGTTctggaagatttttttttctcctttttagaGTTCATAAGGTTAGAGGAGGGAGGGTCTAACAATGTAGGGTATATGCCTGCTCAAGTTATATCTAAAATCAAATTAACTTATAAAAATTAGAATAATTTAAATTGGTAATGAAGTTG includes:
- the LOC116001049 gene encoding uncharacterized protein LOC116001049, producing MQRWCSKLRSVAVLRSTQQKPYFHPYRLLHSSPNLLHKPLFHSLISSNFKHLPYAHLSTPLPSIAAHSSLYPSSLMQVRHITAKQKKRKLKSRKPMTPVVSKVKKIKIKGYSSFKDRFRVMKDGQIRRWKEGKRHNAHLKSKKAKRRLRKPGTVPLAYAKVMKKLNFCG